The genomic DNA ACTCGCCCCTGCCAAAGTCGCCGAACTGGCAAAGGCGGCGGTACCCGGCGTTGAGACTGCTCTCGATTTCAGACATGCGACCTCCGCGATCTTGGCGGACGAGATATACCAGCCGAGAACCCTTGCCGAGGCACGTAATGAGTATATTCAAGTGGCAAATGTCTCAAGGGCGACCCTTTCCGCTATTCTTCGCGGCCGCATCGAGGAGCTGGCCGGAGCTGCTCTTTTTCAGATGGACAATACGGCAGAATCGATCATTCGCTATCGGCGTGCAGTCGGCGTGCTTCCGGGCGATAGTGTCTGGTGGCGTTCGACGATGTGGCGTCTGGCGACAGCCTATGAGGCAAGCGGGAACACAGCTGAGGCACTCGACGCGTATTACAAGAGCTACAAGGCAGGCACACCTGATCCGATCAAGTACGCGGTGATCGAATCACTCTATAGACGCACGAACGGAAATACCGAAGGCCTCGAACTTAAGATCGGCCGTAATCCGCTGAGGCTACTGCCCGACGAAGGTGTGGCTCAAAATACAACGCCGACTTCAACTCCGGAAGCGACTCCGCAGCCGACTCCGGAACCGGGCCCGACCATTCCCGCGACCGTTCCTGTGAAGATCGAACCTACGCCTGAATCGACGCCTACCGTTTCAGCTTCGCCATCGCCGACGCCGAAAGCCTCGCCCGAACTGACTCCGGAACCGGCCGCGGACGTTGTCCAAACGCCCACTCCAACGCCAACCCCCGAGCCGACAGCGACCCCTTCACCAAAGACCACCAATCTCTTTCCACCGGTCGTGATCACGATACCGGCCGCAAACTCGGCCATGGCGAAGACCATCGTAGACCAGCCGAAACCGACAGCGTCTCCGACGCCGGGTGAAACTACGGCTGCCGTCAAGACCCAAGATGAGCGGCCAGATATAAAGCCGTGTTCATTCACAGCAAGTGAGTCGTCGATCACACTTCAAAAGGCCGGCAGTGAACTGGCCATAATCATTGGCACCGAGACTGACGAAGACCTGACGGATCTTACCTTCGTATCCGGCGAACCGGAAGAGATCGGTGTGCGTCGCGAGGAGATCTCGGCGGTCAAAGGACGGGCTTTGTTCATTGTCCGCACGATAAGCGGTAAGGCAGGTCTATACCAGATCACGTTTTCCTTGCCATGCGGCAAACAAGAAGTTGAGGTTCGTGTCCGTTAACGGCTTTTTCTTCGTTTGGGTTCGGCCGTTCTAACGGTAACTGTGGCGGCGGCGGCGAGCAGGAGGAATAGAAAGGCATTTACCGGGGTGCGTAGCGGGAAATCAAAAAAGCTGTGAATTAAGATACCAAAACAACCCGCCATGGCCCCGATCGCTATCGATGACCGAAGCGGATCAGCCGTCAACGAGATCACCCGCAGTCCTTTCCTGAACAACAAATAGATGAATCCCGCGACACAGACAAATCCGGCGATGCCGGCATCCGCGAGCGTCTGCAGATAGTCGTTGTGTGCCTGTTCGACGCGAAAGACCCCGTTCCATGTATCGTATCTCGTAAACGCGACGCCAAATGCATCATATCCGGCCCCCAGGATCGGGTGATCGAAAAAGATCTTGATCGCGGTTGTCCAAAAATGGATCCGGCCGCTGCTGACGTCTGCCTGGACACCGGCAACTCCGGTCAAACGCGAGAGAGAGCTGTCGCCGCCGACGAACAAAACGATCCCGATGACTAGAATGATCGAGATCACGATCGCCGCGGCCAGTGCCGCCTTTTGCATCGTCGCCGAAGTGTCTCCGTTCGCACCTTCTCGTGGTTTCAACTTGGCAATAGCCACCAATATGAATGCCGCGATGCCGGCATAACTCAGAAACCCGCCTCTCGAACCCGTCAGTACTGCCGCAACGACCATCATCAACGCAGCTACCGCCAGCAGCAGCATTTTGTCGCGTTTTACTGCCTTGCCGGCCATGAGCCCGACGGCAAGCCCGAATCCGAGCTCCGTGAAAGCCGCAAAATGATGCTGGTTGACAAATGGCCCGAAAGGAATGGCATTCGGCGTCGCTCGCAAGCCGTATATGGCCTCGGGTTTTGCAAGAAATTGAAGTATGCCGAAAAACGCCGTAATTGCCCCAAGGCTGATCACAATGACCGTCAACTGTTTCAGCCGCCGCTCGGTGTTGATAAACGTTAATGCCGCTGCGAAAAATGCGAAGTAAACGATCAGCCTTATCACAAAAAGCCTTGTCGAATACGGATCGGCCGAGATCGGCTGGCTGTATTGCGTCGGCAGCAGGTCGCTGCCAAGACCGCTCGAAAACACCGGAACCAATTGGACCAGACCGATAGCGATCATTCCGGCGATCGGCAGCAGCATCGAGTTGCGGTCAACGAGGAACGCCTTTCCCAACCAGGCGTCTGTCAGCCAGGCAAGTGCGATGATGCCGGCGAGGAGGCTGATCACAACCCAAGTACCCGAATCCACACCGCCGTAAAGTACGGTGGATAATATCGGGATCAGGCAAAGGACAAAAAACACAACGCCGCTTGCCCGCGATGAGGTTTCGCCGATCTCGATCTCTTCAAATCTCGAGATCTCGGTATATTTGGATCCACTCTCAGCCGGACTCATAATTTTTTGATCGAAACGTCATCAAACCAAACGGATCCGCTGATCGGACATACGGGCGACGGGCAACGGTCACGCACGAGCCGAAGAATAACTCCGTCCGTCGATGCGGGAGCTGTAAATTTGATGCTGAGTGCCTTCCAATCACTGATCAACTCAATAGGTTCCGATGATGCAATGGCGACGCCGTCCATTGCATTCACAATGTCCCAACGGACCGTAACACCCTTCTTCAATTCGGAGCGATAAAATATCTCAACGTCGTATACCGCGCCCGGCTCGACGGCGACGAGTTGTCCGAGCGGCCTGATATCTGCGGCCTGCGTAGTGTTAAAGACCAAGTATAATGAGTTGTCGCCGCCGTGTTTCTGGGTCCGGCTGATCGCGATCTGCGGCTCCGCACCTTCCGCGATCTGCCACTCAAAATCGCGTGCACCTTTCAACTTGACTCCTGCCTCGAAGCCGCCGTCCAATATCCGGCCGACGGCAGGCGATTCGTCCTGCGGTCCGTAGAGGTCCGAGAATACGGCAGATGCAGCCCGATACTGTTTTGCCGCCAACAGCGACGACAAAAGCCGGTTGCCCAGATCTTTCACGTCTGCGTCCGGTGGTCCGGCGGGTTTTGATCTCCAGGCCGCCACTGCTTCGTCAAAACGCTTTTGCCTCGCCAAATAATCGGCCAATGCCATATTCACGGCGGTCGTATCACCGAGCTGCTGCCGAACAACGCTCGCATCGCCGGCAAAGATCTCCATCGCGATCCCAACCGCAGGGAGAACGAATCTCACATTTGTCCGCGCCGCGGAATTGATCTGAGCCAGACCTTCGTCAACCTTACCCGCACGCACCAGCGTATTCCCGTACGCCCACTGGACGTCGGCGTAATTTGGCGCAAGTTCCAATGCCCGCTTAAGTGCAAGTTCGGCACCGGACCGGTCGCCGTTTCGCTCGCGGGCACGCCCGAGTTCGAGCCAGCACAAAAAGTTGTTAGGCGACAACGCGGCAACGCGTTCATATTCCGCGAGCGACCGGTCGAGATCTGCGGGTTCAAACGTCCTTCCGTAGATCGCCGCTGCGGCAAATCGCGTCTGCGGATCAGACGGAGCAAGCGAAACCGCCAGATCGGCTACTTCCTTTTGCCCGGCACGCGTCGAAAGGGCGTTTGCAAAGTTCCATTTGGCAGAAAACCACACACAGAGCAACACAAAGACCGCAGCGATCCCTAGCATCGTCCAATCGGTCTTCGTTTTGATCTTAACGATACTTAAAGCCACAATTTGCCACGGGATAGAAATTCAACGGGTCATTCAAAATCGACCGGCTCGATCCTTAGTTGAGCCCGCCGCAATGATATGTTCTGGTCGCTGCACAACTCGCGCAGATATTTTAGCCGTTCCGGGGTCATATCACGGCAAGCGATAAGGATCTCTTCGATATCCTTCTCCTCGCATATCTCCGGCAGCAAACCATTTCCCTGGAATACCGTCAGGCCGTGGATGACCTTGCCGGCCTTGAGCGGGTCGTCATCAATGAAGCCGACCGGCCGAAAATCCCACGTTGGATTGTTACGCAGTTCGCGCAGCACCATTTCCCCGCCGTCGCCTGCACCGTAGATCAATGCACGCCGGCCCTCGTTGATCATCGGGAGCGGGATCGCCTGCCGGATCAATCTAAACGCCATTCGACTGCCGATAAGCGCAGCTAACAACAGCATCGCGTCGACAAAAAACACGGTTCGCGAGAAAAATTCAAATCGATACAACAGAAGCAGCGCCAATATGCTCAAAACAGACCCAAGTGCGACGCCTTTTGCATACGTGATGAAATCACCGACGCTTGTATACCGCCACAGCCCTCGATAGACTCCGGTGGCGAGAAAGGCACCGAGTTGTAGGAGTACGATGATCGGAAGGCTCTTGATGAACAGATCCCATTCACCACTACGCTCGATCGATCCCAACACAATGACAGATGCCGAATAATAAGCGAGCGTGATCAATGCCGCATCGAGGAATACCTCAAAGATCCGCCGTTTGTGCGAGACGTTTACTAAAAATGCGAAGACAGCGTTGTCCTTGGCGGCCAGCTCTTCGTCCTTTGCCTCATAGACCTTTACCTTCGAAAGGTAAACGCCGATTATCACCAGGATGATCGAAAAAATGGTGATCAGTGCAAGGCTCTGGGTAGTCTCAAGCCGGCTGATCGCGATCGAGATCGCCCCGGCAATAGCGGCGAAACCGTAAAGCATCAAAACCGCTGCACGCTCCGAAAGCCCCAACGCCACCAGACGGTGCGATGTATGGTCACGTCCGCCCTGCGAAGCCTTTCGGCCCCAAAGCTTCCGCAAAATGGTTACGAATGTCGTGTCGAATATCGGTACGAACAAGATCAGAACGGGCACCGCGAGGATCGCCAATATACCTCGGGAACGTCCGCCGACCTGATTGAGAAGTACCGATCCGGCGAGCAGAAAGCCGACGAACATCGAGCCACAATCGCCCATAAAGATCGACGCCGGATTGAAATTGAATACCAGAAAACCGACCAGGGCACCGACAAACACAGCGACGAATATCAGCTCTGTCGTTTGACCGTTGACCGCAAAACTGAGTCCCAATGCTATGCTTGCGATCGCCGAAATTCCTGCGGCAAGGCCGTCCATGTTGTCGAGCAAGTTGATCGCATTTGTGATGCCGATGATCCAAAATGTGGTGATCCAGATATCGACGAGCGCGTAGCCCGTGATTGGTAGCGTCAACCCGAAAGAAACCAAAATCGCCGCTCCGATCAGCTGGCCGATCAACTTTTGATAAGGCTTGATATTTATTACATCGTCCACCAACCCGACAATGAACAAGAACGTGCTGCCGCCCATCAACGCCAGTGACTCACGCGTCGGCGGCACAAAAAGCGCGTACATGACGATCGTCGTCAAAAAGATCGCCACGCCGCCCATCATAGCCGTCGGCCTTTTGTGCCACCGGTCAGACTTCGGCTTCGCCACAAATCCGCGTGCGGTTGCATAATGCCTGACGCCCAGCGTCATCAAGATGCCGAGCAAAATGCTCACGCCGCCGATCAAAAGTGGGTTTGATGTTAATTGCAGCATTTTTAGACTTTGCCCGTATCGCTCTGATTGCCGCGTTGCAATTCCCTGTAGAGCGAAGCGATATCGTTAGTCAATCTGTCAACCGAGTACTTTGAGTGCACAAAAGCGGCACTTTCGTCTTTGATCCTTGATCGTAATTTTTCATTTTTCACAAGATAAATCAAGCCATTAACGAAATGTTCAGCATCAAAATCATCCACGACCAAGCCGCGCTCACAAACACGAAATCCGAGATGCTGCTCGAGGGTATCACCTGCAAGATCGACAACGCCGCCGACAGCCGTCGAAATGAACGGAACTCCCGCAGCCATCGCCTCGATCAGCGACAACGGGGTCCCCTCATTTCTCGACGTTAAAGCGATGATATCCATGCCCGGCAAAAGCTCCGCGACGTTGTCGCGATTTCCGATAAAAACAACCGAGCCGCCGAGCCCCAATTCGTCCGACAGTCGTTCCAGCTGCTGTCGAAGATTGCCGTCGCCAATGATGACAAATCTCACCGGCGGAGCCTCACCTGATTCCCGATATTTCGCCGCAACCTCAAGCAGCAGCGATACATTCTTTATCTCGGTCAGACGGCCGGTAAATCCGACGATCAATTCATCGGCCGCGGCTCCTACCTCTTCTCGAAGGATGGTTCGTTTATCATCACTATCTTGGTATTGTTCAAGATCGATTCCGAGCGGGATAATGCTAAATTGATCTCGCTTTCCGACACGAAATTCCTCATGTATCTCGACAAACTGTTGAGGCGTGATCACCACTATTCGATCTGTTGCGATCCTGGCCAGCAACTTCTCGATCAATAAAAAAACACGCGTTTTCGCCGTTCCATAGTAACTATGAAATACATGTCCGTGAAACGTATGGACAACTTTCACATTCCGCGGCCGGCCGACCAGCGTTCCGGGCGTCAGCCATTTGTAAAAAAAGGCCGCAACGCGCCCGACGGTTCCCGCTTTTGCAGTATGGGTGTGGATAATATCCGGCGCTTGCCGGAACATCTCTCGGTAAATCTTGAATAGAGAAACTACGTCTTTAGGCGAGAGCTCGCGGCTGAGCTCGCGAATATAGATCGGATCTACGCCGTTCTCGGCGGCAAAGTAGCTCATATCCTCTTCGCCCTCGGGAACCGTTCCGGCGATGAGAACACTTTCAAATCCGGCGGGCTGCAGTTTTTTGGTTAGCCATACCACATGCCGGGCCGGGCCGCCGACATTGAGGCGGGCGATGATACGGGCGATCTTCATTGGATAAAATTAACCGGCAGGCGGCTCAGTCGAACACGGCATCGGAACTTGTCGTCAGTGGTATTCGGCCATACGAATGTGCGGGCAAGTCGTCGCCGCCTGCCGGATCCTGTAAGGCTCAGATCAAGTTAAACTTGGATCTAATCCATCTTGTAGATCGTCTCAGGGTCATCCTCGTGACGGATCTCGTCTATCGGTTCACGTTTTCCTTCGCCCATGTATAGCCGGTTTGGACAGTTTATCACCATACCGTCCGTTTCGCCGACATTCTTGTATCCATGCACAACGCCCTTGGGAACAACGACTGCCATCGGGTTATCTGCACCGGCCAAAAACGTCATTATGTGGTTGAACGTTGGCGACTCCGGCCGGTTGTCCCACATCCGCATTTTGAATGTCGATGGTCCGATAAAGCAAAACAGATCCGCTTGGTCAACATGTTCATGCGGACCGCGTTGAACGCCCGGCGTCGTGAACGAAATATACGACATCGCCGGATAAAACTCTTCGTCCAATTCGTCATGACGAAATAACTCGGCCAACCAGCCTCGGTCGTCATGATATTTTTTGAGCGGATAAACTACGACATCCTTTATGTCTGCTTCGATGAAACTCATATATTATTCGCACCGCTCTTAGCGACCAAATTCGAAGCTAGCAACAGGCTCTCGAACGTTCCCGCGTCGGTCCACCAGCCGTCGAGTTCGTTCCAGGTCATCTCGCCCCGTTTGATGTAATGATTATTGACGTCGGTGATCTCAAGCTCGCCGCGGCCCGACCGAACCAGCGTTTTGATCACGTCAAATACGGTGGCGTCATAAAAATAAATACCGATCACCGCCATGTCCGATTTCGGATCACTCGGTTTTTCCTCGATATTCAAAACTCGATCGCCATCGAGTTCGGGCACGCCGAAACGCTGCGGATCAGGCACTCTCTTGAGCAGTATTTTTGCACCCTTTCCTTGCGCCTTGTACTCTTCAGCAGCCTGACGGATGTTGCCCTCGATTATGTTGTCGCCCAGGATCACACAGATCGGCTCGTCGTCGGCAAAATGCTCGACCAAACCCAACGCATCCGCGATCCCGCCTTCACCTTCCTGATACGTGTAATTCAAATGCTTCAGCCCAAAATCCTTGCCGTTCCGGAGCAGCTTCAAAAAATCACCCGCCGAATTGCCTCCGGTGACGATCATAATGTCATCAATGTCCGCATTTATAAGAGCCTTGATCGGATAATAGATCATCGGCTCGTTATAAACCGGCAGCAAATGCTTATTAGTAATTCTCGTCAACGGACTTAAGCGCGAACCCAAGCCGCCGGCTAACACAACGCCTTTCATAGAAATTGCCTCTTAAAACAAACAGTTGCGTCGCCCGTCTGATCGAACTCATGCCCAAAAATTTGGCGGCGATAACGATCATCCAGATCCCCGGGATCGGAAGCCGCAACCAGATGTTTGTCGATAACGAAAAGATCGAGCATTGAGCAGCGATCAGAATTCCGCCCAAAACAAAGAAACCAATTATCGAACGCATCGTTTCCAGGCTGGTACTTTTCACCAGCCAGATCATTGCAAAGGTGCCAACGGCACTAGCGCAAATAAGATACGCGAGTGCGGCACCTTTGACCCCAAATCCGGGAATTAGCAAATATGAAGCTAATATGAGAGCTGCATAATAAATGAACCAAAAGCCAAAGTAGACCCTGAGTCGGTTAAGTGCAAGCGCGAAAACCCCTACATTGAACAATACAAAATAACCAAGATCGCCCGCAAATTGAAAAGGCATTACTTCAACCGAAGGCAAAAAGTCGGACGAATAACTGATCAAAACAAGTGCCTCGGGATAAACCAGCAGCAGCAAAACAAATGTCGTTACCACCAAAATGCTCTGCCTGACCGACGCCGTTATCTCCCCGTCCACTTCCTTCGGATCCTTTACGGCACTTACCTTTGGATACAATCTGGCCCATAATCCATTCGTGATGAAAGGCGTATAATATGCCGTAAGAGCTATCG from Acidobacteriota bacterium includes the following:
- a CDS encoding glycosyltransferase, translated to MKIARIIARLNVGGPARHVVWLTKKLQPAGFESVLIAGTVPEGEEDMSYFAAENGVDPIYIRELSRELSPKDVVSLFKIYREMFRQAPDIIHTHTAKAGTVGRVAAFFYKWLTPGTLVGRPRNVKVVHTFHGHVFHSYYGTAKTRVFLLIEKLLARIATDRIVVITPQQFVEIHEEFRVGKRDQFSIIPLGIDLEQYQDSDDKRTILREEVGAAADELIVGFTGRLTEIKNVSLLLEVAAKYRESGEAPPVRFVIIGDGNLRQQLERLSDELGLGGSVVFIGNRDNVAELLPGMDIIALTSRNEGTPLSLIEAMAAGVPFISTAVGGVVDLAGDTLEQHLGFRVCERGLVVDDFDAEHFVNGLIYLVKNEKLRSRIKDESAAFVHSKYSVDRLTNDIASLYRELQRGNQSDTGKV
- a CDS encoding O-antigen ligase family protein, with product MSPAESGSKYTEISRFEEIEIGETSSRASGVVFFVLCLIPILSTVLYGGVDSGTWVVISLLAGIIALAWLTDAWLGKAFLVDRNSMLLPIAGMIAIGLVQLVPVFSSGLGSDLLPTQYSQPISADPYSTRLFVIRLIVYFAFFAAALTFINTERRLKQLTVIVISLGAITAFFGILQFLAKPEAIYGLRATPNAIPFGPFVNQHHFAAFTELGFGLAVGLMAGKAVKRDKMLLLAVAALMMVVAAVLTGSRGGFLSYAGIAAFILVAIAKLKPREGANGDTSATMQKAALAAAIVISIILVIGIVLFVGGDSSLSRLTGVAGVQADVSSGRIHFWTTAIKIFFDHPILGAGYDAFGVAFTRYDTWNGVFRVEQAHNDYLQTLADAGIAGFVCVAGFIYLLFRKGLRVISLTADPLRSSIAIGAMAGCFGILIHSFFDFPLRTPVNAFLFLLLAAAATVTVRTAEPKRRKSR
- a CDS encoding tetratricopeptide repeat protein; translation: MALSIVKIKTKTDWTMLGIAAVFVLLCVWFSAKWNFANALSTRAGQKEVADLAVSLAPSDPQTRFAAAAIYGRTFEPADLDRSLAEYERVAALSPNNFLCWLELGRARERNGDRSGAELALKRALELAPNYADVQWAYGNTLVRAGKVDEGLAQINSAARTNVRFVLPAVGIAMEIFAGDASVVRQQLGDTTAVNMALADYLARQKRFDEAVAAWRSKPAGPPDADVKDLGNRLLSSLLAAKQYRAASAVFSDLYGPQDESPAVGRILDGGFEAGVKLKGARDFEWQIAEGAEPQIAISRTQKHGGDNSLYLVFNTTQAADIRPLGQLVAVEPGAVYDVEIFYRSELKKGVTVRWDIVNAMDGVAIASSEPIELISDWKALSIKFTAPASTDGVILRLVRDRCPSPVCPISGSVWFDDVSIKKL
- a CDS encoding dTDP-4-dehydrorhamnose 3,5-epimerase family protein, producing the protein MSFIEADIKDVVVYPLKKYHDDRGWLAELFRHDELDEEFYPAMSYISFTTPGVQRGPHEHVDQADLFCFIGPSTFKMRMWDNRPESPTFNHIMTFLAGADNPMAVVVPKGVVHGYKNVGETDGMVINCPNRLYMGEGKREPIDEIRHEDDPETIYKMD
- a CDS encoding NTP transferase domain-containing protein translates to MKGVVLAGGLGSRLSPLTRITNKHLLPVYNEPMIYYPIKALINADIDDIMIVTGGNSAGDFLKLLRNGKDFGLKHLNYTYQEGEGGIADALGLVEHFADDEPICVILGDNIIEGNIRQAAEEYKAQGKGAKILLKRVPDPQRFGVPELDGDRVLNIEEKPSDPKSDMAVIGIYFYDATVFDVIKTLVRSGRGELEITDVNNHYIKRGEMTWNELDGWWTDAGTFESLLLASNLVAKSGANNI